AGTTTTCGACCATCATTGCGGCCATCGCGCGTGCGCAAGACGGTCAGGAAATCGTGGCGCCACGCGCGGATCTGACGCATGCCGGGAACTTTTTGTACATGCTCAAGGGAAGCGAACCCACCGCTGAAGAAGCGCGCCTCTTCGACATCGCGCTGATCCTGCATGCCGATCACGGTATGAACGCCAGCACCTTCACCGCCATTGCCACGGCCAGCACGCTCAGTGACATGTACAGTGCCATGACGAGCGCCATCGGCGCCCTCAAGGGCCCGCTGCACGGCGGCGCGAACGAGGCGGTGATGGACATGCTCGACGAGATCGGCAGCGTTGAAAACGCTGTTCCTTACATCTCCGAGAAGCTCGATCACAAAGAGAAGATCATGGGCGTGGGTCACCGCGTTTACAAGTTCTTCGATCCGCGTAGCCGCGTGCTGCGTGACTACGCGGCCCACGTCTCCGAGAAGCAGGGCAAGAGCCACTACTACCAGATTCTTGAAACCATCGAGAAGGAAATCGTGGACCGCCTGGGCAGCAAGGGAATCTATCCCAACGTCGACTTCTACAGCGGGGTGGTCTACAGCGATCTGGGCATCAAGAAGTCGTTCTTCACACCAATCTTCGCCCTCGCGCGGATTTCGGGCTGGGTGGCCTCGGTCATGGAGTACACTGCCAACAACCGCCTGCTGCGTCCCGACGCGGTGTATGCGGGGGCCAAGGATCAGACTTACCCGGAACTGTCAGACCGGCAGTAGGACCGGGCAAAGGAAGGGAGGAGCAGCAAAACCGCTCCTCCCTTCCTTTGCCCGGTCACGGAACGCGGCGGAGGTGGGCAGGCCCGCTCAGCGTGTCCGCTTCTCACCGTCAGACTTTGAGGTTTACCACCGTCACGCCGTGTCCTCCCTCGAAAGGTTCGGCGTCGTGAAAGCTCGCCACGCGTTTGTCGGTTTTGAGGTAATCACGAATCAGGCGCCGCAAGACCCCTTGCCCTTTTCCGTGCACTACCCGCAGCGGCGTTTCTCGTAGGGCGCTGGCCTCGGCCACGGCGTCACGCAGCTCCTCGATGGCTTCCTCGACGTGCTGCCCGCGCAAATGCAATTCACGGGTGAACGCACGGGGAGCCGTGCCCGCAAACGCCGGGACCTTGACCTTCTGCTCTTGCTTGAGACGCACGTCTCGGCGCCGGACGTTCACCTTCATCACGCCCAGCTGCACCACCAGCTCGTCGCCGCGTACTTCAAGCACCTGCCCGGCAGAGCCGTAAGCGGGCACGTCCACCGTGGAACCGACCTTGAGCGGATCACCCTTGAATTCCTGTGGCTGGGGACGTTCCTGCTGGGAGGCTCGGCGCAATTGACGCAGTTCCTCCATCACCCGGGGACGGGCCACGTCGTCACGCGCCCGCGAGCGTAGCGTGCGCACCTGATCGAGCGCTTCGGCGTACAGCGCCTCGGCCCGCGAGTGGGCCTCCGCGAGCAGTTCGTCACGGCGCGCCTGCAGTTCGGCACGCTGCTCTTCAGCACGCCCGAGCGCCGCCTCGGTTTCACGACGCGCGCTGGTGGCCGCTTCCAGCTCGCGCCGGAGCTCCTCACGCTCGCGCTCGAGGTTTTCGAGCAGCTGTTCGAGCAGCCCACCTTCGGGCCCGAGAACGGTCTCGGCGCGCTGCAGCAGGGGCTCGGGCAATCCCATTCGCCGCGCGATGGCCAGGGCGAACGAGCGTCCGGGCTGACCGACCTGCAGGCGGTAAGTCGGCGCCAGATTGTTCAGGTCAAATCCCATGCTGGCATTCTTGAGGCCGGGCGTTTCCAGCGCGAACAGTTTCAGTGGCGCCAGGTGAGAGGTCACCACACCCCGGGCGTCCTGGGCCAGCAGCCGCTCGAGCATGGCCTGAGCCAGCGCCGCGCCTTCGGCCGGATCGGTGCCACTGCCAAGCTCGTCGATCAGCACGAGGGTATCGCGCCCGGCGTGCATGAGCACGCGCTCGAGGTTACGCAGGTGTGCGGCAAAGGTGGACAGGCTCGCCTCGATACTCTGCTCGTCGCCGATGTCCACCAGGATGTCGTCAATGACCGGCAGGCGCGCCCGGGCAGCTGGAACGTACATCCCGCACTGATGCATCGCCACGGCCAGCCCGAGCGTTTTGAGCGTGGCCGTCTTGCCGCCCATGTTCGGGCCCGTGATGAGCAGGAACTGGGTATCGCCAAGCGAGAGGTCGTTCGGAACAACGTTTTCGATCAAGGGATGGCGGGCTTCGGTCAGCTGATATTCACCCCTCGGGGCCCGTTCGGGGCGGTTCAGCCGCCAGTCGCGGGCCAGCGCAGCCTTGGCGGCGATGAGGTCGAGTTCGCCCAGCAAGGTCAGCGTGATCGGCAGATGCGTCTCGGCAGCGATCAGACCGGACAATTCGAGCAGAATCCGGCGCACCTCCGCCTCTTCTTCGAGTTGCAGTCGCGCCAGTTCGTTGTTGAGGGGTGTGATGGTCGCCGGTTCGACAAAGTAGGTCTGTCCGGTGGCCGAAGCGTCAACGACGATGCCCTGAACCTGACCGACAAAGGACGCTTTGACCGGCAGTACATATCGGTCGCGCCGGATGGTGACGAGGTGCTCTTGCAGCACGTCGGCCCAGCGGTCGAGCAGCCCGGTCAGCTTGTCGCGGATCTCGTTGCGCAGGGGACCCAACCGGCGGCGAATCTGACGGAGCTTGGGGCTCGCGTCGTCGCGCACCTGTCCGTCACGGTCAAGGCTTTCGAGCGCACGGCGGACGAGCATCACATGGTCCCCGATGTCCTGGGCAAGCTCGCGCAGGGGCCCGCGGGAGCCCGCCACCACCGAGCGGCGCAAGGTCATCGCGGCGTCAAGCGTATACGCGACTTCCAGAACTTCACTGCCGCCCAGCACCTTGCCGTCATAAGCCCGGGCGTAATGCTCGCGAATATCCGAGATGCCACCGAGCTGCACGGAAACTCCGAACAACGCGTCTTCGAGCTCGTCAAGCTCACGCGCGATCCGGACCGCATCGTCCGAGGGCACAATGGCGCCGGCGCGCTCGGCACCGTAACGGGTCGCGGTACGACGAGACAGCTCCTCGCGCACGCGCGGAAAATCCAGGGTGTCGAGGGCGTGGGATTGAAAGGGCACGAATCCAGTCTAGCAACGCTCTGAAAAGCAACCGTGCAACGAATGGCTTATGCCGCCCTTCCCACCACCGTGACCGAATCGAAAATTGATTAGGGACACATGAAAATTAGGTCAACATGTCTTTATATTGAACATTATGCGAGCCTTCCTGCTGGTCGTCCTGCTGTGCTGCTTCGGCGTCGCCCGAGCGGAAAATTTCACCCTCGTGTATCACCATATCGGCGTTCAGAAGGGCGTTACGCTGGGCGTGACGGCAGACGAACTGGAACGGCGGATCCATCAGCTCCTCGATGCGGGCTACCGCTTCGTGACCAGCAGCCAGACGGTGAACAACCGGCGCGGGCAAAAGACTGTCACATTGCGTTTCGACGACGGCTTCGAGGACGTTTTCCTGAATGCCTATCCGGTACTGAAAAGGCTGAACGTGCCGGGCACGGTCTACCCGATTCTCGATCTGATCGGCCATCCGGGCCACATGACCCACGACCAAATTGCACAGCTCGTGGCTGACGGCTGGGAAGTCGGATCGCACACCCGCTCGCACGCCTCTCTTGCCGACCTGACACCCTCCTCGCTGGCCTGGGAACTGCTCCCGGATGATTCCCACCGTTACGCCTGCATCGCCTATCCTTTCGGGCGGCATGATGCGCGTGTCCGGCGCAAGGCAACCTCGCTGTACGGCTGTGGGGGCACGGTCGCCTTCGGCGTCCGCGTCAGCGATCCGCATGCGCTGCAGGGACCGCTGATCACGCCCTGGGACGATTCGGTATTGATGCTGCGGGCGGCCGGAGGCTACGACCTGCGCTCACTGCTTCTACTCGGATCGCCGTTGGTGACGGCACTTGACCAGCGTGGCACGAACGCGCACGCACCCCGCTTCTGGCACCCTTCCGGCTTTGAAATGCTCGGCAGTGGCTTTCTGGCTTACCGTTGGGTCGGTGCAGAACGCAGCCACCAGCTCTTCGCTCGCAGCCGTCAGGTGGCCCTGAATGCGGCGTTCGTGCGGGGTGAGGGCGCATATGACGCCCTGGCCATAGCGGTCAATACCGACCCTGTCACGCTCAGCTGGGGTTGGTCCAACCGCGGGCCACTGCTCGGCGCGGCGCTGGCGCTGGGAGGCTACGGCGAGGTCTGGGCCCGCTATGACGGCAACTGGGGAGTCGGCGCCGATCTGTGCCTTGTCGATTACACCCGAATCCAGGCCGAAGTCGATTCGATTCGGGGAGGGGCCGCCGACGTTTCGTATGCGCTGCCCTGGAATACCCGCGAAGGTCGTCCCTGGCGGGTAAGTCTGGGGCACGATGCCGGCTTCTATGTCGGAAGCAGCATGCGCTTCGTCGGAAGCAGCATGCGCTTCGGAAGCTTCGAACTGTCTGCACGCGTTCATCCGACACAGCGTCGGTTCGGCATCGGCATTTCCAGCATGTGGTGAGGAGCTCAAGTCTGGGGTGTCTTGAGGGTGGCCAGTACCGTCTGCCCGCCGTACACCTGGTCACCGACGCCAACGTGAAACTCGAGGTCTTCGGAGAACAAAAAGAGGTCGACCTGCGATCCGCGCTCGATGAACGACACTTTCTGACCGGGCCGCACCGTGTCACCTACTTCGATGTAGGTGCGGATCTTGTTCACGAATTTGTCCGCGATTTCCACCATCGCGATTTTGATCCGTCCCTCGATGAAGACCGTCTGGCGTTCGTTTTCCAGCGCATAACGCTTGGCGAAGAGGTCGACTGCCCGGCGCAGCCAGGTCAGCTGTACGTACTCCCACAAATCGACCATGGGCAGGTTTGCCTTGGCACCGGTGTGATAAATACCACTGATCTGCCCGGCGATCGGGGCGTAATTGAAGTGCACGTCAAGCGGGCTCATGTAAATGCCGATCAGCCAGCCCCGCCCCGGGGTGCTGGCTGCCGGCCACTCGGCGTGCGTGATCTCCTCTACCCGGATCACCTGCCCCAGCTTCTCGGAATGAATTACGCCGTCCTCAATGCGGCGCAGATACACGACCTGACCATCGCAGGGGCTGATGATGTTGGCCTCGTCCTGAGGCGTGATCCGAACCGGGTCCCGGTAAAACCAGACCCGCTGCAAAAACCACACCACCGCGCCCCACACGAGGGCGAGTGGCAGCAATACCCGGAAAACTTTACGCATACAGGCAGTCTAGCGAAACACTGATGCACTTCGTGACGGTGTGCCCAATGCTCGCGGCGAGGGGACCTCAGCCTTCGACGGCCACCTCGCCAAAGAGCGGCGAGCCGGGCGAGCGATCCAGCACCGGCGGCCGACCGTGATGCTCCCGCCAGCCCTTGAGGGCCATGTAAGGCAGCTTTGGCGCGTAATACAGCGCCAGACCGGCCGCACCGCGCCACTTGGCCGGGCGCGTGTCCAGGGTCGTCGACGGTCCGAACGTACCGGTGCGGTAAGCCCCGTCCAGACAACGCCAGACCGTCTCGAAGCCTTCCTGCTCGGCGAGCTCCGCCAGCCGCTCGGCCTCGGTCTCCTCGAGCCATTTCAGGTCGAAGCCGGTCAGATCGGCCAGTTCGAGGGCCAGTTCGCGCAACTCAGGGGTCAGCCCCTCACGGGGAAAACGCCTGCGCAGGGCGTTGTAGGTGGCGCTGTCAAACGGCAATTCCCGGCGCAACGCCGCCAGCCGCCACGCTGCGTCGACGATGGCGTGCAGGCGCTCGGGATTCCATATCGGGTCCAGTGCGCGCAGTTCGATGGTCCCCAGGCGACGGGTGATGATCAGGTCCTGAAAGCGGTGCAGGGGGTCCCGCTGTAACGGCCCCAGCGCGAACGACGCCTGCAGGCGGTAGCTGTGCCCGAAGCGCTCCCGACCACGCCAGGGCGAGGAGGCACTCGCCAGCGTCAGCACCGGCAGAAAGCGCGCGATGTTCGTGTAGGCCCGCTGCAGCTGCCCGGCCTCGACGCCCAGGTGCAGGTGCAGACCAGCCGTGTTGTACGGATTCTCGTCGGGCAGCATGCCCACGGGCACCAGGAGGCCCGTGCGCGCCACTGCGGCCAGTTCAGCCCGCCGCGCCATCGTTTCGGCCAGCAAGGCAGCCGGAGAGCCGTGTACGTCCGTGGCAAACTCCACCGTACTCATCAGATTCGGCAGACGACGGGTGAAGTTGGAAGCCGTTTTGCTGAAATTCCGCCGGGGGTCGCGCCACAGCAGCACCGCCAAGTCCAGCAGGCTGGCCGTCGAGGGCCGACCCTGGTACAGGACGAAGACTTCCTCTTCGAGCCCGAGCGTCGGAAGATTCACGCCTCAGTGTAGCGAGAAAGCTAAAGGTAAAGTGAAAATCATCGGCGCTCCCGCCTCGGCGCGGGCTCGGGGCAAGGACAGCACCCTTCTTGCGACGTGACAGCGCAGACGGGGGCGCAGCGTGAGTTTCCACTGCCCGACCCGCTGAATGCTTTATATTGACCTGTCTTGTCTCGCTTCTCTCCCCTCCGACCCGGACGCCCGCCACGTCGCTGGAGCCGCGCCCATACAGTATCCCTCACAGGCCTTCTCGCGACGCTGACCGCGGCGGGCATCAACGGCTGGAGCTGGCTGCCCACCGGCTGGGCCGTGGTGTCAGGCGTAGAGCGCAGTGGTGGACAACTGGCCCACGCCGCCCCGGTCACCGGTCGGGTTTTGTTCGTGTCCCCGCATCCAGACGACGAAACGCTCACGGCAGCCGGCCTGCTCTATCAGGTCCAGAAGAGCGGCGGCCAGGCCTTTGTGGTCTTTTTGACCAATGGAGACGGCTTCCCGTGGGACGTCCGGACCCAGACCTTCAGGCCGACCCTGAATGCCGGGGATTACCTCAGGCAGGGTCGGCTGCGCATGAACGAAGCCCTCGACGCTACCCGGAAACTTGGCATTCCCAAAGAGCAGGTGCTGTTTCTTGGCTTTCCGGATCGCGGCCTCACCCGGGTGTACACCCAGAACTACCTCATTCCGTACCGCAGCCCGTATACCCGCGCCGACCGTGCGCCTTACGACGGCCTTTTTCAGCCGAAAGTGCCTTATACGGGCAAGGCACTCGAGGAAGTGATGGGGCGGGTCTTTGACAAGGTCCAGCCGGACGTGGTGCTCGCACCCAGCGTGCTCGACACCCATCCCGACCACCGCTCGTCGAGCTACGTGGCGACGAGGCTCGCCAGTGAGCGCGGCGTGCGGTTGTACTACTACATCGTTCACGGCGGTGTGGAGTGGCCTCTGCCCAAGGGTTACCATCCAAAGCTGCCGCTCTCCCCTCCTCGTCTGGAACAGCAGGGCGTGAGATGGCAGCGCTACAACCTGACCGACGAACAGCAGGCAGTCAAGGTCGACGCCATTCGCAGCTACCGCTCTCAACTGCGCCTGCTGTCGCGTTTCATGTGGGCCTTCGCGCGCGAAAACGAACTGTTGCTGCCGACCCCAGCCGAATGAGCAGCATCCGGCCAGACACAACCCGTCGCAGCGTACCCGACGAGGACTTCGCGGTGATCGAAACGTCAGACGGCAGCTCGACCGCCTTCAGTACCCGTTTTTCGCAGGCATACAGTTCCCGCCACGGAGCCCGCTCACAAGCCGAGACCGTCTTCGTGCGCGGCACGGCGACCGATCAGCATCCCTCACCCAGGGTGCTGGAGGTGGGATTCGGGCTGGGTCACAACTTCCGCGCAACCCTGGGGTTACGGCGGCCCGACGCTCCGCTCGAGTATCTCGCCTTCGAGCTTTTTCCTGTACCGAGCGAAATACTTGGGGCCATCACGGACAATCAGGACCCGCTCTGGAAGGACACGGTACAGGCGTGGAGCGCGTTTGGAACCGAAAGCGCCCGAGCGGTCAGCCTGCATGTCTCCTCCCACGGGCGCACGCTGACAGTCCGGCACGAAGACGTTTCCCAAACGGCGCTGCCCGTAAACTGGGCCAGCGCCATCTACCTGGACGGATTTTCACCTCGCGTTAACCCGGAGCTCTGGACGCCGGAATTCTGCGTTCAGCTGGCTCTGGCGCTCGCTTCGGGGGGACGCCTGGCGACCTACAGTGCGGCGGGGCACGTCCGGCGGGCCCTGGTCGCCGCAGGGCTCGAGGTGGAAAAGCGTAGCGGCCTGACGGGCAAGCGTGAGTTTCTGGTGGCGCGCAAGCCGTGACTCACGTCATCGTGGTGGGCGGAGGCGTGGCAGGCAGCGCCGTGGCGTACTTCGCGTCGTTGTCGGGAGCACAGGTCACGCTCGTCGACGCTGGGGAAGGCACGGCGTCGGCTGTGCCGTCTGCTCTGATCAACCCGGTACGTGGGCAGAACGGCCGCGTGGAGTCACGGGCCCCCGAAGGACTCGCCCTCACGTGGTCACTCATCGAGCACTTGCAGCGTCATGGCCACCTCATTCCGCACGGTCGGCGTGGGGTGTGGCGCCCCGTGCCGGACGCGCAGACCCGGAGGCGCTGGCAACAGCATTTTCCGGCAGGGCTCGCGCACATCTGGCGCCCGCCGACTGAGATTCCCGGACTGGCGCCCGGCTGGGAAGCGGTGCTGGAGCTGCCCGGCGCAGGCTGGATCGACGGTCCCGCCTTCGTGCGTGCCCTGCGCTCGGCGAGCAGGGCGGTGGTGCTTCGGGAGTGGGCGCTGCGTCTCTCACAGCATGAGGTCACGCTGCAAAACGGCCAGGTGCTGCACGCCGACCGCGTGGTGTGGTGCGGCGGCTCCATCGGCGTGTCCCGGCAAGGCTGGCCCGCTCAACACCGCGCGGGCTCGCTGCTGCTGCTGACAGAGGCCCCCACCGAGCTGCCCCTCAGCTTTGGCGCCTATGTGGCCCCGGCCACGCAGGGCGGAGTGTTGGGCGCGACCTTCGAGGCGCCTCAGCCGACCTATGATCCGCAGCCTCCTCCGAAAACCTCGCGTGACTGGCTCGACGAACGCGCCCGGCGCCTTCTTGGGTGGGTTCCCGGTCCAGCGCGCGGTATCTGGACCGGGAGCCGCCTGTCGACCCGCACCGTCGGCCCACAGCCTGATGGAACCTGGGCGCTGACCGGGCTCGGCTCAAAAGGCTTTTTGCTGGGGCCTCTGCTGGCCCGCGACCTGACGTGTCAGGCGGCCTTCTGGCCGGACGGGCGCGGCCCTTTACCTTGAAGGGCCGCGCGACGGCGCAGGACGCCGGCGCTGGGACCGAGCGGGGGTCGGTGCAAACGTTCATCAGGCAGGAAGGGCGGCGTGTCACCGCCTGGGAGACAACTTGTCCGGACCACCCCCCCCTCATACACTTGACTGATATGGCGAAACACACCATCTGTTTGATCGAAGGCGACGGCATCGGGCATGAAGTCATCCCCGCCGCCCGTCGTGTGCTCGAGGCCATGGGCCTCGACCTGGAATTCACCGAGGCGCAGGCGGGCTACGAGCATTTTCTGGAAACGGGCACCAGCGTTCCCGACCGGACCCTCGAAACGGTGATGGCCGCCGACGCTACCCTGTTCGGTGCGGCGACCAGCCCCAGCCACAAGGTGCCGGGATTCTTCGGGGCGATCCGCTTCATGCGGCGCAAGCTGGACCTGTTCGCCAACGTGCGTCCCGCCCGCTCGCACCCGGTGCCCGGCAGCTTCGAGCACGTCGACCTGGTGCTGGTCCGTGAAAACACCGAAGGGCTGTATGTCGAGCAGGAACGGCGCTATGGCGACACGGCTATTGCCGACGCGGTGATTACCAGGGGGGCCTCGCAGCGCATCGGCGAATACGCGCTCAACCTCGCCCGCCGACGCCGCAACAAGCTGGCGGTCGTGCACAAGGCCAACGTGCTGCCGGTCACTCAGGG
The Deinococcus peraridilitoris DSM 19664 genome window above contains:
- a CDS encoding PIG-L deacetylase family protein, whose amino-acid sequence is MSRFSPLRPGRPPRRWSRAHTVSLTGLLATLTAAGINGWSWLPTGWAVVSGVERSGGQLAHAAPVTGRVLFVSPHPDDETLTAAGLLYQVQKSGGQAFVVFLTNGDGFPWDVRTQTFRPTLNAGDYLRQGRLRMNEALDATRKLGIPKEQVLFLGFPDRGLTRVYTQNYLIPYRSPYTRADRAPYDGLFQPKVPYTGKALEEVMGRVFDKVQPDVVLAPSVLDTHPDHRSSSYVATRLASERGVRLYYYIVHGGVEWPLPKGYHPKLPLSPPRLEQQGVRWQRYNLTDEQQAVKVDAIRSYRSQLRLLSRFMWAFARENELLLPTPAE
- a CDS encoding polysaccharide deacetylase family protein is translated as MRAFLLVVLLCCFGVARAENFTLVYHHIGVQKGVTLGVTADELERRIHQLLDAGYRFVTSSQTVNNRRGQKTVTLRFDDGFEDVFLNAYPVLKRLNVPGTVYPILDLIGHPGHMTHDQIAQLVADGWEVGSHTRSHASLADLTPSSLAWELLPDDSHRYACIAYPFGRHDARVRRKATSLYGCGGTVAFGVRVSDPHALQGPLITPWDDSVLMLRAAGGYDLRSLLLLGSPLVTALDQRGTNAHAPRFWHPSGFEMLGSGFLAYRWVGAERSHQLFARSRQVALNAAFVRGEGAYDALAIAVNTDPVTLSWGWSNRGPLLGAALALGGYGEVWARYDGNWGVGADLCLVDYTRIQAEVDSIRGGAADVSYALPWNTREGRPWRVSLGHDAGFYVGSSMRFVGSSMRFGSFELSARVHPTQRRFGIGISSMW
- a CDS encoding FAD-dependent oxidoreductase gives rise to the protein MTHVIVVGGGVAGSAVAYFASLSGAQVTLVDAGEGTASAVPSALINPVRGQNGRVESRAPEGLALTWSLIEHLQRHGHLIPHGRRGVWRPVPDAQTRRRWQQHFPAGLAHIWRPPTEIPGLAPGWEAVLELPGAGWIDGPAFVRALRSASRAVVLREWALRLSQHEVTLQNGQVLHADRVVWCGGSIGVSRQGWPAQHRAGSLLLLTEAPTELPLSFGAYVAPATQGGVLGATFEAPQPTYDPQPPPKTSRDWLDERARRLLGWVPGPARGIWTGSRLSTRTVGPQPDGTWALTGLGSKGFLLGPLLARDLTCQAAFWPDGRGPLP
- the mnmD gene encoding tRNA (5-methylaminomethyl-2-thiouridine)(34)-methyltransferase MnmD, which encodes MSSIRPDTTRRSVPDEDFAVIETSDGSSTAFSTRFSQAYSSRHGARSQAETVFVRGTATDQHPSPRVLEVGFGLGHNFRATLGLRRPDAPLEYLAFELFPVPSEILGAITDNQDPLWKDTVQAWSAFGTESARAVSLHVSSHGRTLTVRHEDVSQTALPVNWASAIYLDGFSPRVNPELWTPEFCVQLALALASGGRLATYSAAGHVRRALVAAGLEVEKRSGLTGKREFLVARKP
- a CDS encoding phosphatidylserine decarboxylase; this translates as MRKVFRVLLPLALVWGAVVWFLQRVWFYRDPVRITPQDEANIISPCDGQVVYLRRIEDGVIHSEKLGQVIRVEEITHAEWPAASTPGRGWLIGIYMSPLDVHFNYAPIAGQISGIYHTGAKANLPMVDLWEYVQLTWLRRAVDLFAKRYALENERQTVFIEGRIKIAMVEIADKFVNKIRTYIEVGDTVRPGQKVSFIERGSQVDLFLFSEDLEFHVGVGDQVYGGQTVLATLKTPQT
- a CDS encoding endonuclease MutS2, which produces MPFQSHALDTLDFPRVREELSRRTATRYGAERAGAIVPSDDAVRIARELDELEDALFGVSVQLGGISDIREHYARAYDGKVLGGSEVLEVAYTLDAAMTLRRSVVAGSRGPLRELAQDIGDHVMLVRRALESLDRDGQVRDDASPKLRQIRRRLGPLRNEIRDKLTGLLDRWADVLQEHLVTIRRDRYVLPVKASFVGQVQGIVVDASATGQTYFVEPATITPLNNELARLQLEEEAEVRRILLELSGLIAAETHLPITLTLLGELDLIAAKAALARDWRLNRPERAPRGEYQLTEARHPLIENVVPNDLSLGDTQFLLITGPNMGGKTATLKTLGLAVAMHQCGMYVPAARARLPVIDDILVDIGDEQSIEASLSTFAAHLRNLERVLMHAGRDTLVLIDELGSGTDPAEGAALAQAMLERLLAQDARGVVTSHLAPLKLFALETPGLKNASMGFDLNNLAPTYRLQVGQPGRSFALAIARRMGLPEPLLQRAETVLGPEGGLLEQLLENLEREREELRRELEAATSARRETEAALGRAEEQRAELQARRDELLAEAHSRAEALYAEALDQVRTLRSRARDDVARPRVMEELRQLRRASQQERPQPQEFKGDPLKVGSTVDVPAYGSAGQVLEVRGDELVVQLGVMKVNVRRRDVRLKQEQKVKVPAFAGTAPRAFTRELHLRGQHVEEAIEELRDAVAEASALRETPLRVVHGKGQGVLRRLIRDYLKTDKRVASFHDAEPFEGGHGVTVVNLKV
- a CDS encoding isocitrate/isopropylmalate dehydrogenase family protein; the protein is MAKHTICLIEGDGIGHEVIPAARRVLEAMGLDLEFTEAQAGYEHFLETGTSVPDRTLETVMAADATLFGAATSPSHKVPGFFGAIRFMRRKLDLFANVRPARSHPVPGSFEHVDLVLVRENTEGLYVEQERRYGDTAIADAVITRGASQRIGEYALNLARRRRNKLAVVHKANVLPVTQGLFLSTIMEEAKRNYGDVQAYDVIVDACAMHLVRHPQSFDVIVATNLFGDILSDLTAGLTGGLGIAPSGNIGLEHAVFESVHGSAPDIAGQGVSNPTATVLSAAMLLDHLGEAEAARKLETAVDTVLQEGPRTRDLGGSASTAQFTDALIARVK
- a CDS encoding citrate/2-methylcitrate synthase produces the protein MTTTIAKGLEGVLFTETKLTFINGSEGILTHLGIPIQEWAEKSTFEELSFALLHGRLPGADELARFDAELRANREVPAELLSVIAAYPKGVHPMQALRTAVSHLSLFDAEAEDTAAEDRYRIGVRMIAQFSTIIAAIARAQDGQEIVAPRADLTHAGNFLYMLKGSEPTAEEARLFDIALILHADHGMNASTFTAIATASTLSDMYSAMTSAIGALKGPLHGGANEAVMDMLDEIGSVENAVPYISEKLDHKEKIMGVGHRVYKFFDPRSRVLRDYAAHVSEKQGKSHYYQILETIEKEIVDRLGSKGIYPNVDFYSGVVYSDLGIKKSFFTPIFALARISGWVASVMEYTANNRLLRPDAVYAGAKDQTYPELSDRQ